GTTACGTAGTCTCATCACTAACCACAGTTCAGACGACATGTTAAACCAAACATTAGCTGAGCTCAGTGCAGTTTGGCAACATAAAGGACAAGGGAGAAGTAAAGCAGCTGAAAGCTTTTCCCTGGGGAGACTGCGTGGTCTCGCTAAGctaaggtttggcttagcatgtcttgtgaaccaggccattgtcAAATTATACATAAACAACAGTGTAATAGTTATACGTGAAAAGACACATAGAATGAACACTGGTCTGTGCACAAACCGGCCCTTGAACTGGAGCGAAAGTacaaacatttcatttttatcctaCTTTTAAAGTTGGAATTATAAACGAACACCAAGCTTGCCACTCCCATGTTCATAACTCCCATAAAAGCAACACGGCAAATTTGCCCCATCCTTGCCCCATTAGGCCACCCAAGCCTGtaccactttcaggccaaggaaatAATGCACCGGCAGCTAGAGGTTCGCTCACTGTAATGATCACTTTAGAAAGCTGCAACAAGAGGGCTCCTCCCGAGCATGGAAGGCAAATCATATGCTCTGTGGAAGGAGCTGATGGATGTAGACCAGGCTATACAAAGCAATTCCTGTCCCAACCTTCTCCATGGAATAGAATTTCCCCCATGTCTGCATCAGTAGTCCCTGTGCAGGTGAAAGTCTGGTGTGGGAAATACCTACATGATCTGGAGTATCTGAGAAATGGGTGCTTTCACTTGTTCCTGATACAGTAGGACAGTTGACCACATTGCTGCTGGTAGGGGGCTTTTGCTTTAGGTCATGCCACTGAGGTAATGTGCATCGGACCAAGGGCCGAGGCCAATGCCTGTCATACAAGAAGACATCGTATTTCCTGCCCGTGTGACCAGACCTTTCTGTGGTCTCACAAACTGGAATGGATGGCTTTGCCTTGGAGACTTCCCCACAGTTTGCAGGTTTAAGCAAGACTTGGCTTTGGTGCGGACCATTAAAATAGTTCCTAAGGCAATGGCAAACACTCCAGTGATACCTCAGGCCCAGCCTCAGGTAAGCTGACGCAATGCAGTCTCTCTTGCAGGCTCTCCCAGCGACATAAGGAAGATGGACTCCATGATACTACACAACCTGTCCACAGTAATAATTCTGAGACTCTATTCCTTGAAGCCAGGATCTTCATGCTCACTTCTTGGGGCTCTGAGTGCTTTGCGGGGAGCCCTGCACATAAGACATGATGGCGTTTTGAAGAAAGCTGACTCGCTGGGCTTCCTCATCCCTCATCCTGGAGATCTCTGCCTCACGAACCCGCAGCTTCTCCAGGAGGCTTGAGACTTCGCCCTCTTTGTCCAGTAGCGCCTCCCGGTGGTTGCTGGACAGAACTGCATAAAGAAGAACAAAGCATCAGCACACCAAGACCTCTGTGGTCCTCAGGATTCTGAAAATGCTCTTGGGGCTGGGCAAAGCTTTACACAGCAGTGGCAGAAAACCAGAAAGCCCCCATTGCCCGTATGATCTCTGCTGGTGGAGAAATCTGGGTTTCTTCTTTGAATGTAAACCTCCTAAAATGACAAAATGGACAAACCTCTCTCTTGCTAACTGTGACAAGTCACTCCCCCAGCTCcaaagatgctactggacaagAGCTGCAATTGCACTGCTGTTTGGGGAGTTGGCATCTGGGATAGCTAGGAGGCAGAAATAAGAGAGGGTGCCCCGATCTTCTCAATCCTGTGGGCTGGATGTGACATTGTCCCCAGCTGGTAGACTGCAAAGGTTCCACCTTTCCACCTCTTGCTCATGTATGAGCCACTTAATCTTCTACTCCTGCCCTGCATCAAATGCTTCCATTTCTCTTTATGTCAGTTTGAGAGAGGCTGCCACATGGATTCCAGACAGCCctctcatttcctcctcctttgctgggACTCTCCGtgagccatctctgcctcctccaGTCCCAAACCTGCCAGCAAGAAGGAAGCAGGATGCAAAAGGTCCCATTTGTCAGACCCAGCTCCAAGGCATCAAAGGATGCAAAACGAAGGGCTACAAGAGTGCTTGATGGAGTTGGAAACAAATCACCTTGGTCTCACAGGCATGGCATACCACCCTGTTTCTTGCAGCTTCTGAGGAAGCAGAGGCACACCATTCCCTACCTTTCAGCTGTCGCTCCAGGGCTGCAATCTTCTCCTGCAGCCCTTCCTGTGCTGTCCTCTCGGCCTCAAGGTGCCCTATCTTCTCCTGCAGCCCTACTCGCACTTTGTTGATCTCAGTTACCttctcctgttccttgctgctcaACTCCTGCCATACGAAATACAGGCGACAAAGCAAGTCAAGAGGGCTGCAGGCTGAGTATGAACCATTTTAAAAGCTCAGAGGAGCTGCCCATCCCATCCCTTCCCTGTACTTACATCTACCATCTCTTACAGACCCCCAATTCTACACCAATTCAATACTCCAGTCAGCAGAAATTGCATGGGTTTGAAAATTTAATCTGGCAGTGAAGGATGCCCTACCCCCACTTTTCccactttatattattattattactactactactacttagggaatttatataccactcaatCACCATGGCCTCCAAACCACACTCTCCATTCACCTGCTGAAGTTCTTCCACCCGCCTCTTGAGCCCTTCCACTTGTAGGCTCAGGTGGCCCTCCTTAGACTGGGCCTCAGCCACTGCTTGCTTTTGCTGCAGGCAGTAATTCTGAGCCTCGTCGCGGGACTGCATCATCAGCCGCAGCTTCTCCTCCAGGTGCTCCTGTCGCTGTTGCTGCAAATTCCAAAATGGGGGTgtgagaggagggggtgggaaatcAACTGCTTGAAATTTTATACATAACACCGGCATGCACTAATTAGGGCTGTCGTCCAGTTAAGGAAAACCTCCACCCATTATTAGTGCAAATTTTAATCCTTTAGTTATTTGACTGAAATTGCATACAACTTTTGAAAAAGCCATAGTTGTGAAGCAAAAAGCATAGATTGTGGGCTCATGTTAGCCATGTGTGTGTTTGAGAAAGGGGAATTCCTATTTCTAAAACCGTGCTTGCCACCTGCAGTTTTTGGAAGTAGCAATACAATGTGATGTTGAATTCGCTTCCAAGCGTGCAGTTCTGCAACATAAATTTTGCTGTTCTGCAGAGGCAAGAAAACATGAAGCTGCCACTGAAAATGCCAACACTCCCCCACCACTCCAAAATGGTTATCCCCTCTCTCTCAAACTGGTTTCACACCCTGATGCTATGACACAGAGAGTTTCCCGGCCCTGTTTCCACATCACTGGGTGCCACTTGTTTGTTTGGGGAAACACAATGATGTGATACGATGTAGGCAGTACAACGCATTATGGATGGAATGAGGACAAGTCAAGTGGTTTGCTGCTGTTGCGGCTTCTGCAACCACCCACCCCCTTTGTTTCTTATAACATGTAGCTCCACCCTCAGCACCCAGCTGTGCTCACCTCTTCCAACCTGGCTTGGTTCTTGGCTTTGATGAGCTCTTCCTCAATCTGGCCTCGCTCTACAAGGGCAGCGGCTTTCACTCGGCTCAATTCCTaattacaaaagcaaaaaaggGCATTAGGTGACAACTTCGGGTTAAGAATCTTGATGTCACTTCAGCTTTCCTAAGCGATGTCATCCGACAGGATGTATTTGGATGGAAGATCCTAGAGGAGGTCGAAAAACAACGGAGGATAGGGACTGGGTATGTTTTTCACACAAAGGTTGGCTATGGCAGTAAGCAGCTTATGGCTGGGACTTGGTACCTTGCGGCGGATCTGCTGCCGTTCCACTCACCTCCTCAAGCCCTATGCGGATGGCTTCCAGCCTCTGGATGCGCTCCTGCAGGGACCGCTCACTTGCCTCCATGTGATGGTTCAGGTGATCTACCTGCATTATGAATGGCACAAAGGAAGGGGGTACATAACAGCATCTGAGCaccatctagtgcaggcatccccaaactttggcccttcagatgttttggactacaattcccatcatccctgaccactggtcctgttagctagggatcttgggacttgtaggccaaaacatctggagggccgcagtttgggggtgcctgatctagtgtaACCCCTTCAGCAAATAGAGACCTTCTCATTCTCAGCTCAGAAAGGGATGTTGGACTCCACTCTGTCCCAAACGGTTTTGGAGCAAAGCCTTCCTTtcaatatatatacacaaatggACTGACCTCCTGATAAGAAATGAGGACTGATTCAGACTATGGAGCTTCTGCTTAGAGTCAGTCTAACCCAGCAAGCCACACAGGCTAATTGGGAGATCCCTCAAGGGGAAATGTATTTCCCCTGCCCCAGACTCTTGGGAAGTAAGATCTGAAATGTGGGAACCATTGTGAAAGCATCCAGTCCTTTGTATGGAGAAGAGGAAAATGGAGATTGCAATTGGGGAATTCCCCCTCCAAAAGGGAACAAAAGGCCTTtccaccctccccccacctccccactgcttagggcaggcatccccaaactgcggccctccagatgttttggcctacaactcccatgatccctagctaacaggaccagtggacggggaagatgggaattgtagtccaaaacatctggagggctgaagtttggggatgcctggcttagggctttGCTGTCCCCCTGGGGGcacccccttccttttctcttcatTCAGTCATGTGAAATGGGAAAGGGACTGAAACCTCTTGTAGGAAAAACACTGCAACCCTACATCTTATGCAGCAAGATGCTAACTAAACAAAGGAATTAAATTTTCACCTGAGACAGAGAGTTCACTTGAGTCAGCTCTGCCTCCTTGAGAAGGGATCTGTGTTTGTCTTCTTATCACGCcacaccccccctttccccagggagcatagctgccaagttatccctttttttaagggattttcccttatgctgaataggcttcctcgcgagaaaggggaaaacttggcagctatgccagggagGCTGCTGAAGGACTTGGCCGCCCTCAACCTCACCTCCTTCAGCCGAAGGGACTCTGCATCTTCAAGGATCTGCTTGAACCTCTTCTTCTCCATCTCCAAACGCTCTGAAGATAAGCAGAGAGAACTACAATGAGGTGCCAGCTGCTTGATCCTTCACCCGTTCACCTCTTCTGGGGAATCCAGACTCCATCTTACACTCAACCGTTCCAGACTCCCCAAATCCGGCTCACCTTCAGCCTGTACAGCCCTCAGCTTCATTTCTGCAGTTCTGTGGGTCAGGTCCTCCTTCACCTGGAAGAGCTGTTCCTGCTGTGCTTTGCACCTTCTTTCCAGGTCGTCCACCTAGAAGGAAGCCACTCTCATGATACCCAGGCAAGCCCAGTCTCTGCACCCTGGACTGCTGGGGCAAGGGGAAGAGGCAGGAGCCTGGCggcaggaaaagaagaagatgggttGTCAAGagttcctggtgtgtgtgtgtcaggtaaGCTACCCATTGCAGGTACTCAAGCCATTCTCTTACCTGATTCTTGAGCAGGAGATTCTTCTCATGGGCTGCTGAAAGTTCTCGCTGAAGTGTTGCCTCTCGATTAGCAGATGCCTACAAAGGCAGGCAGTGGAAACTATCAGTTCTTCTTCCCCTACTTTTCTTCTATCCTCCTCACATACCCCCTATGTAGCACTGCTTCCCATACTACCACCACCACATCAGCTCTGGGCACCTTTCCCAACAAAGTCCTCCATGCTGAGGCATCAGGTAGTGCCACCTGCCACTTGCTCAGCCACGGATGGCCCCAGTCTGCCCAGTCTGCCCAGATCACCCCGGCCTACCATTTTGTGTTGCTGCAACTCTTTGACCTGGCTCTCAACCAGCCTCGCCTGCTCCTGCTTTGCCATACTCAGCAGCTCTCCCAGGTTGCACACCTTCTGCTCGGACAAAGCCAAAGCGGCCTCCGTCATTTGgagcctgcaaggcaggaagtgTCACATGAACCGCTCCAGAGCTATGCTCAAGACTGCAGTAGATTAGGGACATTCAGCAAAGCAAACGCCCGAGCGCTTGTGGCCAGAATCAGGTGGTGGAGGAGACAAATTGGCCTGCATAATCGCTTTCAACCTGAAGACCTTACCA
Above is a window of Zootoca vivipara chromosome 2, rZooViv1.1, whole genome shotgun sequence DNA encoding:
- the LRRC45 gene encoding leucine-rich repeat-containing protein 45 codes for the protein MPATEMDDFRRSYLRLCKESGAEPQESILQHLEEASGKSRLDLATHTLSVETCGVLGKLLQDELQFTEITLSNCMLSEEGAKLLLHGLCSNTVVKSLDLKGNNLRSVGAEALGKLLRQNKTIRSLTLEWNNVGVWEESFAIFCEGLGANGHIQYLDLRNNQINHQGAGELSMALKANSSLRELDLRWNNIGLLGGRALLNCLHSNRALRQLELAGNNVPSDILKAVDQAMEHNQERQNILCKSRSMTQVLSKEVISLKEKNSRQYLDMMDTIDKQREVMNHSSRVSATRIGQLQEALMERHSVLNSLQAKLQMTEAALALSEQKVCNLGELLSMAKQEQARLVESQVKELQQHKMASANREATLQRELSAAHEKNLLLKNQVDDLERRCKAQQEQLFQVKEDLTHRTAEMKLRAVQAEERLEMEKKRFKQILEDAESLRLKEVDHLNHHMEASERSLQERIQRLEAIRIGLEEELSRVKAAALVERGQIEEELIKAKNQARLEEQQRQEHLEEKLRLMMQSRDEAQNYCLQQKQAVAEAQSKEGHLSLQVEGLKRRVEELQQELSSKEQEKVTEINKVRVGLQEKIGHLEAERTAQEGLQEKIAALERQLKVLSSNHREALLDKEGEVSSLLEKLRVREAEISRMRDEEAQRVSFLQNAIMSYVQGSPQSTQSPKK